One genomic window of Polynucleobacter sp. HIN11 includes the following:
- a CDS encoding efflux transporter outer membrane subunit codes for MKSLFDFQYSLCHSISLNPLKHGFSLLVCLGLTACAVGPDFKKPDAPKVASYTEKPVSSELATAPSIGGTKQSLDPAADIPAEWWSLYRSPELDALIKQALKRNPTLASADATLRAAQENANAAFGSLLFPSIGLGASATRQQITPSTFGLSSGNPNIFNLYNTSVSVNYNLDVFGGARRAVQSAQAQAEITGFQLEGAYLSLTANIVTTAIREAALRAQYQSNLEIYESQKNLADLISKQLEIGTASRVDLTSQVSLAASSQIDLLNIDKNLSFTRNQLAVYVGDFPGNAQLAKFDLAKLNLPERIPLSIPSDLVRQRPDIRAAEAYIKSTNALVGVATANLLPQITLSGAMGSQALTTGALFGPNAAIWSVAGGVFQPLFQGGALLAQRRGAIATYEAAVFQYQATVLNAFQEVANALQALESDALALRAASEAERNALEYLNLLEEQYKLGTGSYLAVLIAQRQYQQTKFRLIDVQASRFANTAALFAALGGGWWNRSGPAFQAQASEQVNPPKQSH; via the coding sequence GTGAAGAGCCTTTTCGATTTTCAATATTCTCTTTGTCATTCCATTTCGCTAAATCCACTCAAGCATGGCTTTAGTCTTTTGGTTTGCCTTGGCTTAACGGCCTGCGCTGTGGGTCCAGACTTTAAAAAACCCGATGCTCCAAAAGTTGCTTCTTATACAGAAAAACCCGTTTCCTCAGAGTTGGCAACTGCACCAAGTATTGGTGGAACAAAACAGTCCTTAGATCCTGCTGCTGATATTCCAGCGGAGTGGTGGTCTCTGTATCGTTCCCCTGAATTAGATGCACTCATCAAGCAAGCTTTAAAGCGGAATCCAACCCTAGCCTCAGCTGATGCAACTTTGCGAGCTGCTCAAGAGAATGCGAACGCAGCCTTTGGATCTTTATTGTTTCCAAGTATTGGTTTGGGAGCATCAGCAACGCGCCAACAAATTACGCCGTCGACCTTTGGGCTCAGCTCAGGCAATCCAAACATATTCAATCTTTACAATACCTCGGTTTCCGTAAATTACAACTTGGATGTATTTGGAGGGGCGCGACGTGCCGTGCAGAGCGCCCAGGCCCAAGCAGAAATCACCGGATTTCAATTAGAAGGTGCTTACCTAAGTTTGACAGCCAATATTGTCACGACGGCAATTCGCGAGGCTGCACTTCGTGCTCAATATCAATCCAATTTAGAGATCTACGAGTCCCAGAAAAATCTGGCTGATCTAATTAGTAAGCAGTTAGAAATAGGAACAGCATCGCGCGTTGATCTAACTTCACAGGTTTCGCTTGCAGCCAGCTCACAAATTGATTTATTGAATATTGATAAGAATCTTTCGTTCACCCGAAATCAATTGGCAGTTTATGTGGGCGATTTTCCTGGTAATGCACAGTTGGCTAAGTTTGATCTAGCTAAACTGAACCTACCGGAGCGCATCCCACTTTCAATCCCATCGGATCTGGTTCGCCAACGTCCTGATATTCGTGCCGCCGAGGCATATATCAAGTCAACGAATGCGTTAGTAGGTGTTGCAACTGCTAACCTCTTGCCTCAAATCACCTTAAGTGGCGCGATGGGCTCGCAGGCTTTGACGACTGGCGCCTTATTTGGACCAAATGCTGCTATTTGGTCTGTGGCTGGCGGGGTATTTCAGCCTTTATTTCAAGGGGGTGCATTGCTAGCTCAACGGCGTGGCGCTATTGCAACCTATGAGGCTGCAGTATTTCAGTATCAAGCAACGGTATTGAATGCATTTCAAGAAGTAGCAAATGCGCTGCAAGCCCTTGAGAGTGACGCTCTTGCACTGCGGGCTGCTTCAGAGGCAGAGCGCAATGCCTTGGAGTACCTCAATTTATTAGAGGAACAATATAAACTCGGTACTGGTAGTTATCTCGCAGTATTAATTGCTCAGCGACAGTATCAGCAAACTAAATTCCGCTTGATTGATGTGCAAGCAAGTCGGTTTGCGAATACTGCCGCATTATTTGCTGCACTGGGTGGTGGCTGGTGGAATCGCAGTGGCCCCGCTTTTCAGGCCCAAGCCAGTGAGCAAGTTAATCCGCCTAAACAAAGTCATTAA
- the glmS gene encoding glutamine--fructose-6-phosphate transaminase (isomerizing), with protein sequence MCGIVGAVAKTNVVDTLIEGLRRLEYRGYDSCGFAVIDSQQPGHPIERARTTARVADLAKQAQEFCGQVGIAHTRWATHGRPDTHNAHPHISNGQIAVVHNGIIENYEVLRDQLKASGYVFESETDTEVIAHLVHQEFIKLAKPDLKNAVAQAIEQLKGAYAIAVIAQAEPHLLVGARAGSPLIIAIGEDGHYLSSDALALAGKAKTMAYLEEGDLVAMTINGFEVWDRTGQAMTREITPMPVQAQAVELGPYQHFMQKEIFEQARAVSDTIANIAELGPALFAAGPQEWQEFDQVLILACGTSYYSACVAKYWFEDIAKIPTQVEIASEYRYRQSIPNPRTLIVVVSQSGETADTLAALRHAKELGHPLSLSICNVASSAMVRETKWHFLTHAGTEVGVASTKAFTTQLVALYLLANAIAKRSGHLSLLAEKKVFDDLRHLPQAIHAVLALEPQIIAWSQAFANCQNALFLGRGLHFPIALEGALKLKEISYIHAEAYPAGELKHGPLALVTEAMPVVTVAPNDLLLEKLKSNMQEVKARGGRLYVFADQGTEIRSEDGIQVIRLPEHYGNLSPLLHVIPLQLLAYHTAVALGTDVDKPRNLAKSVTVE encoded by the coding sequence ATGTGTGGAATCGTTGGGGCAGTTGCCAAAACAAATGTAGTCGATACCCTAATCGAGGGATTGCGACGCTTAGAGTATCGTGGGTATGATTCCTGCGGATTCGCCGTGATTGATAGTCAGCAACCGGGTCATCCGATCGAGCGAGCTAGAACTACTGCGCGTGTGGCTGATTTGGCAAAGCAAGCACAGGAGTTTTGTGGTCAGGTTGGGATCGCGCACACGCGTTGGGCGACGCATGGCAGACCCGATACGCATAATGCGCACCCACATATTTCGAATGGTCAAATAGCGGTTGTGCATAACGGCATCATTGAAAATTATGAAGTATTGCGCGATCAGCTAAAAGCATCTGGCTATGTGTTTGAATCGGAAACTGATACCGAGGTCATTGCCCATTTAGTTCATCAGGAATTTATTAAGCTTGCTAAGCCAGATCTAAAGAACGCAGTTGCGCAAGCGATCGAACAATTAAAAGGTGCTTATGCGATTGCCGTCATTGCTCAAGCCGAGCCCCATCTCTTAGTGGGCGCTCGTGCCGGCTCACCGCTCATTATTGCAATCGGTGAAGATGGCCACTACTTATCTTCAGATGCGCTTGCTTTAGCCGGTAAGGCCAAAACCATGGCTTATTTAGAAGAGGGCGATCTGGTTGCTATGACTATTAATGGATTTGAGGTTTGGGATCGAACCGGTCAGGCGATGACGCGTGAAATTACACCGATGCCCGTTCAGGCGCAAGCAGTTGAATTGGGGCCCTATCAGCACTTCATGCAAAAGGAGATATTTGAGCAAGCCCGTGCGGTCTCCGACACGATTGCAAATATTGCTGAACTTGGCCCGGCTTTATTTGCTGCGGGTCCGCAAGAGTGGCAGGAATTTGATCAGGTATTGATCCTTGCCTGCGGAACAAGTTATTACTCAGCCTGCGTCGCTAAATATTGGTTTGAAGACATTGCAAAGATTCCGACGCAGGTTGAAATTGCTAGCGAATACCGGTATCGACAATCGATTCCAAATCCAAGAACCTTGATTGTGGTTGTCTCCCAATCTGGAGAAACAGCAGACACCTTAGCCGCCTTACGTCATGCCAAAGAGCTAGGTCACCCACTAAGCTTATCAATTTGCAATGTAGCGTCGAGCGCGATGGTGCGAGAAACGAAATGGCACTTTTTGACACACGCCGGCACTGAAGTTGGAGTAGCGTCTACCAAGGCCTTCACTACTCAATTAGTTGCTCTTTACCTGTTGGCTAATGCGATTGCCAAACGCTCAGGGCATTTATCACTTCTGGCCGAGAAGAAAGTATTCGATGATTTGCGCCATTTGCCACAAGCCATTCATGCTGTATTGGCATTAGAGCCACAAATCATTGCCTGGAGCCAGGCATTCGCGAATTGTCAAAATGCGCTTTTCTTAGGGCGCGGCTTGCATTTCCCGATCGCACTTGAGGGCGCCCTAAAGTTAAAAGAGATTTCTTATATCCATGCGGAAGCTTATCCAGCTGGTGAGCTCAAGCACGGACCGCTTGCTTTAGTGACTGAGGCGATGCCGGTTGTTACCGTAGCGCCTAATGACTTGTTGCTCGAAAAACTGAAATCGAATATGCAAGAGGTCAAAGCTCGCGGAGGTCGCCTTTATGTCTTCGCTGACCAGGGTACCGAAATTAGAAGTGAAGATGGTATTCAGGTGATTCGCTTACCAGAGCATTACGGTAATTTATCCCCGCTATTACACGTTATTCCGCTCCAGCTCTTGGCTTATCACACCGCAGTAGCCCTTGGTACAGATGTTGATAAACCACGTAATTTAGCTAAAAGCGTTACGGTCGAGTAA
- the glmU gene encoding bifunctional UDP-N-acetylglucosamine diphosphorylase/glucosamine-1-phosphate N-acetyltransferase GlmU yields the protein MNIVILAAGQGKRMKSALPKVLQPLAGKPLLQHVLETALALVPKAQPLVVIGHGAQQVQTFLGHLADFDQRFNKVKTVLQKEQKGTGHALLQALPKLNPALPTLVLYGDVPLCSKETLNKLARLSDGAVGLLTHRMQNPFGYGRIVRDLDGNVQAIVEERDANSTIRSISEINTGIMVLPTKQLGKWLKGIKAKNAQGEYYLTDVIAMAVKAGVPVRSAQAIDDYEILGVNDRIQLAELERVLQRQIAQALLENGVTLFDPNRIDVRGELRCGKDVWIDVGCVFEGIVTLADQVRIGPYCVLKDTNIGEGTTIEAFSHLDGARIGPANRIGPYARIRPGAELASDVHIGNFVEVKNSKIASQSKANHLAYVGDSIVGSRVNIGAGTITCNYDGVNKHQTVIEDDVFIGSDTQLVAPVKVGKGATLGAGTTLTKDAPAGKLTVSRAKQISIEWQRPTKLKSASPKTKKIARK from the coding sequence ATGAATATCGTCATCTTGGCTGCTGGGCAAGGCAAGCGTATGAAATCCGCTTTGCCAAAGGTATTGCAGCCTCTAGCGGGAAAACCGTTACTACAGCATGTGCTTGAAACCGCATTAGCGCTTGTGCCCAAGGCCCAGCCGCTTGTTGTGATTGGGCATGGTGCACAACAGGTTCAAACATTCTTAGGCCATTTAGCTGATTTTGATCAGCGCTTTAATAAGGTCAAGACCGTTTTGCAAAAAGAGCAAAAAGGAACGGGCCATGCACTATTGCAAGCTTTGCCAAAATTAAATCCTGCGTTGCCCACACTCGTGTTGTATGGCGATGTACCCCTATGTTCTAAAGAAACCTTAAATAAGCTTGCCCGCTTAAGCGATGGAGCAGTTGGTTTACTAACTCACCGCATGCAAAATCCATTTGGTTATGGTCGTATTGTGCGCGACCTTGATGGCAATGTGCAAGCCATTGTTGAGGAAAGGGATGCTAATTCGACCATTCGCTCGATTTCAGAAATTAATACCGGCATCATGGTTTTGCCCACTAAGCAATTGGGCAAGTGGCTTAAAGGGATTAAAGCTAAAAATGCGCAAGGTGAATATTACTTAACGGATGTCATCGCCATGGCGGTTAAGGCGGGTGTGCCAGTGCGATCTGCCCAAGCGATCGATGATTATGAGATTCTGGGGGTAAACGACCGCATACAATTAGCGGAGTTAGAGCGCGTGTTGCAGCGTCAGATCGCTCAAGCGCTTTTAGAGAATGGTGTCACGCTTTTTGATCCTAATCGAATCGATGTTCGCGGTGAGTTGCGCTGTGGCAAGGATGTATGGATTGATGTCGGTTGTGTTTTTGAAGGAATCGTAACCCTAGCTGATCAGGTTCGCATCGGACCCTATTGCGTCTTAAAAGATACGAACATTGGAGAGGGCACCACGATCGAAGCATTTAGCCATCTTGACGGCGCTAGGATTGGCCCTGCTAATCGAATAGGACCCTATGCACGGATTCGGCCGGGCGCTGAATTGGCAAGCGATGTTCATATTGGCAATTTTGTAGAAGTTAAAAATAGCAAAATTGCATCACAGAGCAAAGCCAATCACTTAGCGTATGTGGGTGATTCGATTGTTGGATCACGCGTCAACATTGGCGCAGGCACGATTACTTGCAATTACGATGGAGTTAATAAGCACCAAACAGTGATTGAAGACGATGTATTTATTGGCTCGGATACGCAGTTGGTTGCCCCTGTAAAGGTAGGCAAAGGCGCCACGCTAGGTGCAGGCACTACACTCACCAAGGATGCACCTGCAGGAAAATTAACTGTATCGCGGGCAAAGCAAATTTCGATTGAATGGCAACGTCCCACGAAATTGAAAAGTGCGTCGCCAAAAACAAAAAAGATTGCTCGAAAGTAA
- the ttcA gene encoding tRNA 2-thiocytidine(32) synthetase TtcA, giving the protein MVDPRKQAFEENKLDKKLCRLVGQAIGDFGMIADGDKVMVCLSGGKDSYTLLDILLKLRERAPISFDLVAVNLDQKQPNFPSDTLPNYLRELNIPFHIEEQDTYSIVKRVIPEGKTTCGLCSRLRRGILYRVADELGATKIALGHHRDDILETLLLNMFYGGKLKAMPPKLRSDDGRHLVIRPLAYVPEKLIERYAQSMQFPIIPCDLCGSQPNLQRAAMKKLLREWEKEFPGRIENLFRSLHHIVPSHLLDQDAFDFQNLSIHSDLTHFVKSYEGDRAIDEGIDVCVATEPAWSSLTWIHKD; this is encoded by the coding sequence ATGGTAGACCCTCGTAAGCAAGCATTTGAAGAGAATAAGCTAGATAAAAAACTATGTCGCCTGGTTGGTCAAGCGATCGGTGATTTTGGCATGATTGCCGATGGTGATAAGGTGATGGTGTGTCTGTCTGGCGGTAAGGATAGCTATACCTTACTTGATATTTTATTGAAGTTACGTGAGCGGGCGCCGATTTCATTTGATCTGGTTGCTGTGAACTTAGATCAAAAACAACCTAACTTTCCCAGTGACACGCTACCTAATTATTTACGCGAACTCAATATCCCTTTTCATATTGAAGAGCAAGATACCTATAGCATTGTGAAGCGGGTGATTCCTGAGGGGAAAACAACCTGCGGATTATGTTCTCGTTTACGTCGTGGGATTTTGTATCGAGTTGCCGATGAGCTGGGGGCAACTAAGATCGCATTAGGTCACCACCGCGATGACATCTTAGAAACATTGCTACTCAATATGTTTTATGGAGGCAAGTTAAAAGCAATGCCGCCTAAATTGCGCTCTGATGATGGACGTCATTTGGTCATTCGGCCTTTAGCGTATGTTCCTGAAAAATTAATCGAGCGCTATGCACAATCGATGCAGTTTCCAATCATTCCTTGTGATTTATGTGGCAGTCAGCCCAATTTGCAAAGGGCTGCCATGAAAAAATTACTACGGGAGTGGGAGAAGGAGTTTCCTGGTCGGATTGAAAACCTGTTTCGCTCCTTACATCACATTGTTCCATCTCACCTTTTAGACCAAGACGCTTTTGATTTTCAGAATCTATCTATTCACTCGGATTTGACCCATTTCGTTAAATCGTATGAGGGTGATCGTGCAATCGATGAGGGTATTGATGTGTGTGTCGCAACAGAGCCCGCTTGGTCATCGCTAACCTGGATCCATAAAGACTAA
- a CDS encoding dihydroneopterin aldolase, which produces MHSLLSHPSLIHCRRLFLKDYEVYINIGVHDFEKRAEQRVIFNVEIYVPLELNTPKQDLLEEVLDYDFIRKTIVERVKRGHIHLQETLCDEIVAAILEHPNVMAVRVSTAKPDVYPDCEAVGVEVFKMKQASD; this is translated from the coding sequence ATGCACTCATTACTATCTCATCCAAGCCTGATTCATTGTCGACGTCTCTTTTTGAAAGACTACGAGGTTTATATCAATATTGGCGTTCATGATTTTGAGAAGCGCGCTGAGCAGAGGGTGATCTTCAATGTCGAGATTTATGTTCCCCTGGAACTAAATACCCCGAAGCAAGATCTTTTAGAAGAGGTACTTGATTATGATTTCATTCGAAAGACCATCGTAGAGCGCGTTAAACGCGGCCATATTCATTTACAAGAAACCCTCTGCGATGAGATCGTGGCAGCAATTCTTGAGCATCCAAATGTGATGGCGGTACGAGTTAGTACTGCAAAGCCCGATGTCTATCCGGATTGTGAAGCGGTTGGTGTTGAAGTCTTTAAGATGAAGCAAGCATCTGACTAA
- a CDS encoding SDR family oxidoreductase, translated as MKTMADRTVLVTGAAKRLGREIALYFAREGWNVIVHYGQSTQEAKAVVAEIHGLGVKAIALQANLSHQAEVESLIEKSINQFSRIDCLINSAAIFEYDRPSQDDHLVTADLIERHAQINLAAPILMAQAMFHHLKTQPISKDFVPATIQLLDQKLINLNPDYFSYTLSKSALLTATEMMARDFAPYMRSVGLAPGITLPSGDQNQSEFEKAHQATPLGQSSTAQDIASAAFFLANAKSITGTALYVDGGQHLLASDRDVMFKIK; from the coding sequence ATGAAAACAATGGCAGATCGGACAGTTTTGGTCACCGGCGCAGCCAAGCGCCTTGGTCGAGAAATCGCCCTGTATTTTGCTCGCGAAGGCTGGAATGTCATTGTTCATTATGGCCAATCTACTCAAGAGGCAAAAGCCGTGGTTGCTGAGATTCATGGATTGGGAGTGAAGGCGATTGCGCTGCAGGCAAATTTGTCGCATCAAGCAGAAGTCGAATCTTTGATCGAAAAAAGCATCAATCAATTTTCAAGAATTGATTGTCTAATTAATAGTGCTGCAATTTTCGAATACGATCGACCCAGCCAGGACGATCATTTGGTGACTGCGGACTTAATTGAGCGCCATGCACAAATTAATCTTGCAGCCCCAATTCTGATGGCTCAAGCAATGTTTCATCATCTTAAGACTCAGCCAATCAGCAAAGACTTTGTTCCCGCAACCATTCAATTATTAGATCAAAAGTTAATCAATTTAAATCCGGATTATTTTTCGTATACGCTTTCTAAAAGTGCCTTATTAACCGCTACCGAAATGATGGCTCGCGATTTCGCCCCATATATGCGCTCTGTTGGTTTGGCCCCAGGGATTACCTTGCCATCGGGTGATCAAAATCAATCCGAGTTTGAGAAAGCCCACCAAGCTACTCCGCTGGGGCAATCATCTACCGCACAGGATATTGCGAGCGCCGCATTTTTCTTAGCCAATGCTAAGTCGATTACGGGGACTGCGCTATATGTTGATGGCGGACAACATTTACTTGCATCCGATCGGGATGTGATGTTCAAAATTAAATAA
- a CDS encoding class I SAM-dependent methyltransferase, whose product MDINLTRAQAEHLEAILTKISQEIQEKGGWIPFSRYMELALYQPSLGYYTSALEKFGRSGDFITAPEISPFFGQTIVNTILPVLEGLRKQGQQTRIIEIGAGTGQLAKTILLDLHRRGFKLDEYHIIDVSPNLTERQQKLLLDTCRSHGIETHCQWHSEVLPSFHGVVLANEVLDAIPCERIVYQDHAWHYAGVGLGTEPDQFLISVPGEKLEVQPLINCASNGYMTEIHPQAEAWFAKVIDRLDEGLLLIIDYGFHQQEYYHPQRNTGTLMAHFHHQALSNVLALPGISDITCHINFSKLLHSIENKENVQSFFSSQASYLLDAGITDLVLQQSDPSDPQQMIAISNGIQKLISEAEMGELFKVLAFGKHLKALDLDLYALPGFGGRNRVY is encoded by the coding sequence ATGGATATTAACCTGACACGGGCGCAAGCGGAACATTTAGAGGCCATCCTAACCAAAATTTCCCAAGAAATTCAGGAAAAGGGTGGTTGGATCCCCTTTTCACGCTACATGGAGCTCGCCCTGTATCAGCCTAGCCTGGGTTACTACACCAGCGCCCTAGAAAAATTTGGACGCTCTGGTGATTTCATAACCGCTCCAGAAATCAGCCCATTTTTTGGCCAAACCATTGTTAATACGATTCTGCCCGTACTAGAAGGATTAAGAAAGCAGGGGCAACAGACCCGCATCATTGAAATCGGCGCGGGGACAGGGCAGCTTGCCAAGACGATCCTATTGGATCTGCACCGACGCGGCTTTAAGCTCGATGAATATCACATCATTGATGTGTCACCGAATTTAACTGAACGTCAACAAAAATTACTGCTAGACACATGTCGCAGTCATGGGATTGAAACGCATTGTCAGTGGCATTCAGAGGTATTGCCTTCTTTTCATGGCGTCGTTCTGGCCAATGAAGTACTCGATGCAATTCCCTGTGAACGTATTGTGTATCAAGACCATGCTTGGCACTATGCTGGGGTTGGGCTTGGAACAGAGCCTGATCAATTTCTTATATCTGTACCCGGAGAAAAACTAGAGGTCCAACCATTGATCAACTGCGCTAGCAATGGGTATATGACTGAAATCCACCCTCAGGCCGAGGCTTGGTTTGCAAAAGTGATTGATCGGCTCGATGAGGGTTTATTGCTGATAATTGACTACGGCTTTCACCAGCAGGAGTATTACCACCCCCAACGAAATACCGGCACACTCATGGCGCACTTCCATCATCAAGCGCTAAGCAATGTGCTAGCCTTACCCGGTATCTCGGATATCACCTGCCACATCAATTTCTCGAAGCTTTTGCATTCAATAGAGAACAAAGAAAATGTACAGTCATTTTTTTCTAGCCAAGCATCGTACTTGTTGGATGCTGGCATTACCGATTTAGTATTGCAGCAATCCGATCCAAGTGACCCTCAGCAGATGATCGCTATATCGAATGGAATACAGAAATTAATTTCAGAAGCTGAAATGGGAGAGCTCTTCAAAGTATTGGCTTTCGGTAAACACCTAAAAGCTCTTGATTTGGATCTCTATGCACTCCCCGGCTTTGGGGGCCGTAACCGAGTTTATTAA
- a CDS encoding complex I NDUFA9 subunit family protein, with protein MKHDILLIGGSGFVGKAISQKLQSKGYSVLIPSRRYSAMRDLRLLPSVTLVEADVNQPGVIERLCGHVKPHGAVINLVGILQDQVAKPYGPGFKRAHVDLPQMIIEAMKAKKLRRYLHMSALGADSNGPSMYQRSKGDGENRVLASGLDWTIFRPSVIFGEHDQFINTFANLAKVFPVIPLAYSHAKFQPVSVNDVASAFVMALTHPNTIHQTYDLVGPEVFTMKQLVEFAARKAGKDRLIVSLPNWVGYLQALAFEFGPGPTLMSRDNIASMSIPNILPAGGKDALVDEFRIAKQRIESLLT; from the coding sequence ATGAAACATGACATTTTATTAATTGGCGGGAGCGGCTTTGTTGGCAAGGCAATTAGCCAGAAGCTGCAAAGTAAAGGCTACTCCGTATTGATTCCATCGCGGCGTTATAGCGCTATGCGAGACCTACGGCTATTACCTAGTGTGACCTTAGTTGAAGCAGATGTAAATCAGCCTGGGGTTATTGAACGATTGTGCGGACACGTAAAGCCACACGGAGCGGTTATCAACCTAGTTGGTATCTTGCAAGATCAAGTAGCAAAACCATATGGCCCTGGTTTTAAAAGAGCTCATGTGGATTTACCTCAGATGATCATTGAGGCCATGAAAGCCAAAAAGCTCAGACGCTATTTGCACATGAGCGCTTTGGGTGCCGACTCGAATGGCCCTTCCATGTATCAACGCAGTAAGGGCGACGGTGAAAATCGGGTGCTAGCCAGCGGTTTAGATTGGACCATTTTTAGACCATCGGTCATTTTTGGAGAGCATGATCAGTTCATTAATACATTTGCTAATCTAGCGAAGGTATTCCCAGTGATTCCATTGGCATATTCACATGCCAAGTTTCAGCCGGTAAGCGTAAACGATGTTGCCAGTGCATTTGTCATGGCATTAACTCACCCTAATACCATTCATCAGACCTATGATTTGGTCGGTCCTGAAGTGTTCACGATGAAACAATTGGTTGAATTTGCGGCTCGCAAAGCGGGTAAGGATCGTCTCATTGTTTCATTGCCAAATTGGGTTGGATACCTTCAGGCATTGGCATTTGAGTTTGGCCCAGGCCCCACTTTAATGTCCCGTGACAATATTGCCTCCATGAGTATCCCCAATATATTGCCTGCGGGTGGAAAAGACGCTTTGGTTGATGAGTTTAGGATTGCCAAACAGCGTATTGAGAGTTTGCTGACTTGA